In Pyrus communis chromosome 1, drPyrComm1.1, whole genome shotgun sequence, the following are encoded in one genomic region:
- the LOC137713498 gene encoding uncharacterized protein, with translation MPLTSIAADTLGVLTICLVALLILLGFLCIIYLFYFRSRIRSQGFIQLGYFSGPWIIRITFIVFAIWWGFGEIVRLSLLRREGRVLNALNLKWQETLCKCYIVSNLGFAEPCLFLTLVFLLRAPLQTMETGILSQTWNGKTAGYIFFFCLPVVALQLFVILIGPELYRNESLRKLPSYFTSTVHKTDHIALCTYPLLSTILLGIFAIILTAYLFWLGRQILKLVINKGLQKRVYTLIFSVSSFLPLRVTLLGFSVLSKPEHIQFEALAFLAFLALLCCAGVCICMLVYCPVADSLALGSLQDLESRRVNDDQNDTISLIANQSHMEESSGISPCRNSDVSAKRGSISFRTLDREEGSSRVPFVELSLFSPSRDASPPDSPPLLGWPMRPVPSSHSPVVQVHGTTAR, from the coding sequence ATGCCCCTGACGAGTATTGCTGCCGATACACTCGGTGTGTTGACCATATGTCTAGTTGCTCTCTTGATCCTTCTTGGTTTCCTCTGCATTATTTACTTGTTTTACTTTCGCTCTCGCATTCGTAGTCAGGGTTTTATTCAGCTGGGTTATTTCAGTGGCCCTTGGATTATCCGAATCACTTTCATCGTGTTTGCAATCTGGTGGGGTTTCGGTGAAATTGTCCGTTTAAGTCTGTTGAGACGTGAGGGGAGAGTGTTGAACGCCCTTAACTTGAAATGGCAGGAGACTCTTTGCAAATGTTACATTGTCTCAAACCTTGGGTTTGCAGAACCATGCCTATTCCTGACGCTTGTGTTTCTACTTCGTGCGCCCTTGCAAACAATGGAGACTGGAATTCTAAGCCAAACGTGGAATGGGAAAACAGCTGgttacatttttttcttttgccttcCAGTGGTTGCTCTTCAGCTCTTTGTTATTTTAATCGGACCCGAACTCTACAGGAATGAGAGTTTACGTAAATTGCCTTCCTACTTCACAAGTACAGTGCACAAGACTGATCACATTGCCCTCTGCACTTACCCCTTGCTGAGTACCATCCTCCTTGGGATTTTTGCAATCATTCTTACTGCCTACTTGTTTTGGCTTGGAAGGCAAATTTTGAAATTGGTCATCAACAAGGGTCTACAGAAGAGAGTTTATACATTGATATTCTCGGTTTCAAGTTTCCTTCCATTAAGAGTTACTTTGCTTGGTTTCTCTGTTTTATCTAAACCAGAGCACATTCAGTTTGAAGCTCTTGCTTTCTTGGCTTTTCTTGCACTTTTATGTTGTGCCGGGGTGTGTATATGCATGCTTGTTTACTGCCCTGTTGCGGATTCTTTAGCCCTGGGGAGTTTACAGGACTTGGAGAGTAGGAGAGTTAATGATGATCAAAATGACACCATTTCTCTTATTGCTAACCAGAGTCATATGGAGGAAAGTTCTGGAATCAGCCCATGTAGAAACTCTGATGTGTCAGCAAAGCGTGGATCAATTTCTTTTCGTACTTTGGATAGGGAGGAGGGTTCTTCTAGGGTACCCTTTGTGGAACTGAGCCTCTTCTCTCCTAGTCGAGATGCATCACCCCCGGACTCACCTCCGCTGCTCGGGTGGCCCATGCGCCCCGTTCCATCATCTCACTCACCAGTAGTTCAAGTTCACGGAACCACAGCTAGATAG